A stretch of Sinimarinibacterium sp. NLF-5-8 DNA encodes these proteins:
- a CDS encoding phage Gp37/Gp68 family protein yields the protein MAERTNIEWADSTFNPWIGCTKVSPACDHCYAENLMDHRFKRVQWGLGRPRAQTKQMSKPLNWNQQAFVECPSCGWRGDWAKADERQGRCPHCCHLPELFKPARQRVFCASLSDWLDHEVPVDWLIDLLTLVRKTPNLDWLLLSKRIGNWRGRLELVLFDLVRDIGRTMDRQHTLEWVQEWLEGDAPKNVWIGATVVNQIEADRDIPKLLRVPAHIRFLSIEPMLGAVEVFSAQTGELLHVSGNEYDPGRLDWIICGGESGKNARPMHPYWVRGLRDQCASADVPFLFKQWGEWVPAGCCDKGTPIASTALLAPDGQIKEGSIEVFCDDAFMYRVGKKAAGRLFNGREHNGLPGAQ from the coding sequence GTGGCAGAACGTACCAACATCGAGTGGGCAGACTCGACATTCAATCCGTGGATCGGCTGTACCAAAGTCTCCCCGGCCTGCGATCACTGTTACGCCGAAAACCTGATGGATCACCGATTCAAGCGTGTTCAGTGGGGTCTTGGACGGCCTCGTGCACAGACCAAACAGATGAGCAAGCCGCTGAACTGGAACCAGCAAGCCTTTGTCGAGTGCCCGTCCTGCGGCTGGCGCGGCGATTGGGCAAAAGCCGATGAGCGTCAGGGGCGATGCCCGCATTGCTGCCATCTGCCTGAGTTGTTCAAGCCTGCGCGACAGCGTGTGTTTTGCGCCTCGCTCTCGGATTGGCTGGATCATGAGGTGCCGGTGGACTGGCTGATCGACCTGCTCACGTTGGTACGCAAGACGCCCAATCTGGATTGGCTGCTCTTGAGCAAACGTATTGGCAACTGGCGGGGGCGGCTTGAATTGGTTTTGTTTGACCTGGTGCGGGATATTGGACGCACAATGGATCGGCAACACACCTTGGAGTGGGTACAGGAGTGGCTTGAGGGCGACGCGCCGAAAAATGTCTGGATCGGGGCCACAGTCGTGAACCAAATCGAGGCCGATCGTGACATCCCAAAACTGTTGCGTGTCCCAGCTCACATTCGCTTTCTGAGCATCGAGCCGATGTTGGGCGCGGTGGAGGTATTTTCAGCGCAGACGGGCGAGTTGTTGCACGTCAGTGGCAACGAATACGATCCCGGACGCCTGGACTGGATCATATGCGGTGGTGAGTCCGGCAAGAACGCGCGACCGATGCACCCGTACTGGGTGCGCGGACTGCGCGACCAGTGCGCCAGTGCGGATGTGCCTTTTCTGTTCAAGCAGTGGGGCGAGTGGGTGCCCGCAGGATGCTGTGACAAGGGCACGCCCATCGCGTCAACGGCTCTGCTTGCCCCAGACGGTCAAATTAAAGAAGGCTCGATTGAGGTTTTTTGCGATGACGCATTCATGTATCGCGTTGGCAAAAAAGCGGCTGGGCGCTTGTTCAACGGGCGTGAGCACAACGGCTTGCCGGGGGCGCAATGA
- a CDS encoding type II secretion system protein, which translates to MKSLKTMRRSTAGIAPRTAQGGFTLIELFVVVLVLGIIAAFLIPAFTSGGSSNARAKAVITFTTQSQGIVRTAVSQMQLPYAVDGSAANNNMIETGQTWMDVLTYGVESPAGTSLVKPVFRARYGLTGAGHLREAMAMVPGGGEFDLTVQGYPISLTQAPAGACGADDGNARVWSFNFQNVPDDVVLAMATSMIDPEIQNLAVSDLTNRTMRYSAADANTGLRTVCILRDMG; encoded by the coding sequence ATGAAATCCCTGAAAACCATGCGCCGATCCACGGCAGGCATCGCCCCGCGCACTGCGCAAGGCGGTTTTACCTTGATTGAACTGTTTGTGGTGGTGCTGGTGCTTGGCATTATCGCAGCGTTTTTGATTCCGGCCTTTACCAGTGGCGGTTCGTCCAATGCCCGCGCCAAAGCCGTGATCACGTTCACCACCCAGTCCCAGGGCATTGTCCGTACTGCGGTGTCGCAGATGCAGTTGCCTTATGCGGTCGATGGCAGCGCGGCAAACAACAACATGATTGAAACGGGCCAGACCTGGATGGACGTACTGACCTATGGCGTGGAATCACCGGCTGGCACCTCGCTAGTCAAGCCGGTGTTTCGTGCGCGATACGGCTTGACGGGTGCGGGTCACTTGCGTGAGGCGATGGCGATGGTGCCGGGTGGCGGTGAGTTTGATCTGACCGTCCAGGGCTATCCGATCAGTCTGACCCAGGCCCCGGCTGGCGCTTGCGGTGCCGATGACGGCAACGCCCGTGTCTGGTCGTTCAACTTCCAGAACGTGCCGGATGATGTGGTGCTGGCGATGGCAACGTCAATGATCGACCCCGAGATTCAAAACCTCGCTGTCAGTGACCTGACCAATCGCACGATGCGTTACAGCGCTGCGGATGCCAACACCGGCCTGCGCACCGTCTGCATTTTGCGCGACATGGGCTAA
- a CDS encoding GspE/PulE family protein, with the protein MDLTAEIAEQAFLYAHRRWGIKPGRALVEHAALCMRFEGQRCADIAEKMGWVDSVAASDVRRQMPAATNHLREVEALVAVVPNLDRHRQRLFAIAESLIWLDVLSEEGVCAHAAMDDVAILNACEKHGAALIDINGTPALAFYEREAGMRRYQQISGVDRAFDPIRRQFPKIEFALTRNDEVIGLLDKKLKAHVQESPVHAVSDHQNSVIYASELMQESDALRKLAIMHDMGLTHAASDIHLWMNNDGRPFCAYRVLGDLAPMPIKLTAADYLTILNYLLRRSGAAIKYERMREPKDGMYQFIGTVSSKKANVRCSFIPNSHSDTPERQLISMCLRLIPEETGSVVLEEKGVRDDVIKYIRRAIIPDSGIVLLVGPTGSGKSTTIAGAVDLHRKLHGDTKVRLSIEDPVERFYPGIEQFQVPYHLRGTSTGFSLFLRNFLRHDPNLIWLGEIRDDETAKVAVQAASTGHLVISTLHADSTSKTVQRLTDMIPPQDRAMRAALIDNLSLIVAQRLVKKLCPECSTWGNPTEREREHVDYLNEMKGIHLTVPDRVKSRHGAGCKYCNYTGYAGRLPVNEVLEFTDEVKFIFRDPDPVAQARKIKQALRLSMEDCIMDAVNQGATALASLEI; encoded by the coding sequence TTGGATTTAACGGCAGAAATTGCAGAGCAGGCTTTTTTGTATGCCCACCGTCGCTGGGGCATCAAGCCGGGGCGGGCGCTGGTCGAACACGCTGCGCTGTGTATGCGCTTTGAGGGGCAGCGGTGCGCCGATATTGCGGAAAAAATGGGCTGGGTGGACAGTGTTGCCGCCAGTGATGTGCGCAGGCAGATGCCAGCGGCCACCAACCATCTGCGTGAAGTTGAGGCGCTGGTGGCGGTGGTTCCCAACCTCGATCGCCATCGCCAGCGGCTATTTGCCATTGCCGAATCCCTGATCTGGCTGGACGTACTTTCGGAAGAGGGTGTGTGCGCGCACGCGGCGATGGATGATGTCGCCATCCTCAATGCCTGTGAAAAGCACGGGGCCGCCCTGATCGACATCAACGGCACACCCGCGCTGGCCTTCTACGAGCGCGAGGCCGGGATGCGCCGTTATCAGCAAATCTCGGGCGTGGACCGTGCGTTTGACCCCATCCGGCGTCAGTTCCCGAAAATTGAATTTGCGCTGACCCGTAATGATGAAGTCATCGGGCTGCTCGACAAAAAGCTCAAGGCGCATGTTCAGGAAAGTCCTGTTCATGCCGTCAGTGATCATCAGAACAGCGTGATTTATGCCTCGGAACTGATGCAGGAATCAGATGCGCTGCGCAAGCTGGCGATCATGCACGACATGGGCCTGACCCATGCGGCTTCGGACATCCATCTGTGGATGAATAACGATGGCCGCCCCTTTTGTGCCTACCGGGTGCTGGGCGATCTGGCGCCGATGCCGATCAAGCTGACGGCTGCGGACTATCTGACCATCCTGAATTATCTGCTGCGGCGGTCGGGCGCTGCGATCAAGTATGAGCGGATGCGCGAGCCGAAGGACGGGATGTATCAGTTCATCGGCACTGTTTCCAGCAAAAAAGCCAACGTGCGCTGCTCGTTTATTCCGAACAGTCATTCGGACACGCCGGAGCGCCAACTGATCTCCATGTGTTTGCGACTGATCCCGGAAGAAACTGGATCGGTGGTACTGGAAGAAAAGGGCGTGCGTGATGATGTCATCAAATACATTCGACGCGCCATCATTCCTGACAGCGGCATTGTGCTACTGGTCGGGCCAACCGGCTCAGGCAAATCGACCACGATTGCTGGTGCGGTTGACCTGCATCGCAAGCTGCATGGCGACACCAAGGTGCGTCTGTCCATCGAAGACCCTGTGGAGCGGTTTTACCCTGGCATTGAGCAGTTCCAGGTGCCTTATCACTTGCGTGGTACGTCTACGGGGTTTTCGTTGTTTTTGCGTAACTTTCTGCGTCACGACCCCAACCTGATCTGGCTGGGCGAGATTCGGGATGATGAAACCGCCAAGGTCGCGGTTCAGGCTGCCTCCACCGGGCATCTGGTGATCTCGACCTTGCACGCCGACAGCACCAGCAAGACCGTGCAGCGACTGACTGACATGATCCCGCCCCAGGATCGTGCCATGCGCGCTGCTTTGATCGACAACCTGTCGCTGATTGTGGCCCAGCGACTCGTCAAAAAACTATGTCCTGAATGCTCGACTTGGGGCAATCCGACCGAACGTGAGCGCGAGCATGTGGACTACCTCAATGAGATGAAGGGCATCCACCTGACGGTGCCGGATCGGGTCAAGTCGCGGCATGGGGCGGGCTGCAAGTATTGCAATTACACCGGCTACGCGGGGCGTTTGCCGGTCAACGAGGTGCTTGAGTTTACCGATGAGGTCAAATTCATTTTCCGTGATCCAGACCCGGTTGCTCAAGCGCGAAAAATCAAACAGGCGCTTCGGCTGAGCATGGAGGACTGCATCATGGATGCGGTCAATCAGGGCGCAACCGCGCTGGCTTCCTTGGAGATTTGA
- a CDS encoding type II secretion system F family protein: MQSGERLLISITAIRDFTRVGVPMPETCAYLAKIQKHDRDIWLSIAKATAAGSSLAKALTHHRLWPAWTIAAVTAGEVSGKLPDVLDKVRGFLLDQKQIMGVVKTKILVPLGYLLAGAGMFVGFMIGVYPSVTKTIPANKRTGLVAVSDFFIDLYQNHLIATILLALIAGLGAYHFFRQAAVKMWLYRMVDSIPGIGDGMRSIYLGFWARFMAILDEAGDVAFSEMVLIASSLTPSLYHPSFRTMVRDAEKMGLNKAVDDARFTASDPRKKWPLRLTVGLQIAAKTGDIGGPMGSMAPDIVEDGKDQLIKSLTPFNALATAFAAAGIVAPFVGLMLLQLKMAQAMH; encoded by the coding sequence ATGCAGTCAGGCGAACGCTTGCTGATTTCGATTACGGCCATTCGTGACTTCACACGGGTGGGCGTGCCGATGCCCGAAACCTGTGCCTATCTGGCGAAAATCCAGAAGCATGATCGGGACATCTGGCTGAGCATTGCCAAGGCCACGGCGGCGGGGTCCTCACTGGCGAAGGCGTTGACGCATCACCGCCTGTGGCCTGCCTGGACGATTGCGGCGGTCACGGCGGGGGAGGTCAGCGGCAAGCTGCCTGACGTGCTCGACAAGGTACGCGGCTTTTTGCTGGATCAAAAGCAGATCATGGGCGTGGTCAAGACCAAGATTCTGGTGCCGCTGGGCTATTTGCTGGCCGGGGCGGGCATGTTCGTGGGCTTCATGATTGGCGTCTATCCCAGTGTGACCAAAACCATTCCGGCGAACAAGCGCACTGGGCTGGTCGCGGTGTCAGACTTTTTCATCGACCTGTATCAGAACCATCTGATCGCTACGATCTTGCTGGCCCTGATTGCAGGTTTGGGTGCTTACCATTTCTTCCGGCAGGCGGCGGTCAAGATGTGGTTGTACCGCATGGTGGATTCGATCCCCGGCATCGGGGACGGGATGCGCTCGATCTATCTGGGGTTCTGGGCGCGTTTCATGGCGATTCTCGACGAAGCCGGGGACGTGGCCTTCTCCGAGATGGTGCTGATTGCATCGAGCCTGACGCCTTCGCTCTACCACCCTTCGTTTCGCACGATGGTCAGGGATGCCGAAAAAATGGGGCTGAACAAGGCCGTCGATGACGCCCGTTTTACCGCCTCAGACCCGCGCAAGAAATGGCCGCTGAGGCTGACCGTGGGCTTGCAGATTGCGGCTAAAACCGGGGACATCGGCGGGCCGATGGGATCAATGGCACCTGACATCGTAGAGGATGGCAAAGATCAACTGATCAAATCCCTGACGCCGTTCAACGCCCTGGCAACGGCATTTGCAGCCGCAGGCATTGTTGCGCCTTTCGTCGGCTTGATGCTGTTGCAGCTCAAGATGGCGCAGGCGATGCACTAA
- the iscB gene encoding RNA-guided endonuclease IscB, with protein sequence MEIQVVFVLDKRKRPLMPCTEKRARLMLNRGRAVVHKLHPFTIRLKDRVGGDVQPIVLKINPGSKTTGLAVVREMESQRIDEIETIHAVLWTADLNHRGAAIRKAMERRAGFRRRRRSANLRYRQPRFNNRTRPQGWLAPSLQHRVDTTMAWVTRLRKVTPISGVIHQLHRFDTQALQNPEISGVEYQQGTLFGYEVREYLLEKWERQCAYCNAKDTPLQIDHIYPKSKGGSNRISNLTLACQGCNQKKGALPVEQFLAGKPQVLKRIQARAKVPLKDAASVNATRWALFRALKATGLAIAVTTGARTKFNRVRLGIPKSHALDAACGGKVDGITKWATPTLNIRCTGRGAYQRTQVNASGFPRGHLMRVKSVRGFQTGDLARAVVPKGKNAGTHTGRVAVRATGSFNIQIPSGHAVQGISHRYCTLLQRADGYGYFVQPKLIARPEQEAARLAA encoded by the coding sequence ATGGAGATTCAAGTGGTATTTGTACTCGACAAACGTAAACGACCGCTGATGCCTTGCACCGAAAAGCGTGCAAGGCTGATGCTGAATCGTGGACGTGCCGTCGTGCATAAGCTGCACCCGTTCACAATTCGACTGAAAGATCGCGTAGGCGGCGACGTGCAGCCGATCGTGCTCAAGATTAATCCCGGTAGCAAAACAACGGGATTGGCTGTGGTGCGTGAGATGGAATCGCAACGCATAGACGAAATTGAAACGATACACGCTGTATTGTGGACAGCCGATCTTAACCATCGCGGCGCTGCCATCCGTAAAGCAATGGAACGCCGCGCTGGTTTTCGTCGCCGCCGCCGCAGTGCAAACCTTCGTTATCGTCAGCCGCGTTTCAATAATCGCACCAGACCGCAAGGCTGGCTGGCTCCGAGCCTGCAACACCGTGTAGACACCACTATGGCGTGGGTAACGCGACTGCGGAAGGTTACACCCATCAGCGGCGTGATTCATCAGCTCCACCGTTTCGATACGCAGGCGTTGCAAAATCCAGAAATCTCCGGTGTTGAATATCAGCAGGGCACGTTATTCGGATACGAAGTACGCGAATACCTGTTGGAAAAATGGGAGCGTCAGTGCGCCTATTGCAATGCCAAAGACACGCCCTTGCAGATTGATCACATTTACCCGAAGTCTAAAGGTGGCAGCAATCGGATCAGCAACCTGACGCTGGCGTGTCAGGGGTGCAATCAAAAGAAAGGCGCGTTGCCGGTTGAGCAGTTTCTTGCAGGTAAGCCGCAAGTGCTCAAACGCATTCAAGCGCGAGCCAAGGTTCCACTCAAAGACGCCGCATCGGTCAATGCAACCCGCTGGGCGCTGTTCCGGGCATTGAAGGCGACGGGGCTTGCAATAGCAGTCACGACGGGTGCGCGTACCAAATTCAATCGTGTTCGGTTAGGCATTCCGAAGTCTCACGCCCTGGACGCTGCCTGTGGCGGCAAAGTGGATGGGATCACCAAATGGGCCACCCCAACACTCAACATTCGTTGCACGGGTCGGGGGGCTTATCAGCGAACCCAAGTAAATGCCAGTGGTTTTCCTCGCGGCCACCTCATGCGTGTCAAGTCGGTGCGAGGTTTTCAGACCGGCGATTTAGCCCGCGCTGTAGTGCCGAAAGGCAAAAACGCAGGTACACATACCGGGCGTGTTGCTGTTCGCGCAACAGGCTCCTTCAACATCCAGATACCGTCTGGTCATGCAGTTCAAGGTATTTCGCACCGTTATTGCACGTTGTTACAACGTGCTGACGGTTACGGATATTTCGTTCAACCCAAACTGATAGCACGCCCTGAACAGGAGGCAGCGAGATTGGCTGCCTGA
- a CDS encoding trypsin-like serine protease encodes MSDSETKELSKAKRLKITYMVCAAKDASYPQANINQNTRVDISNPSLIKHREHIMNNTFNKTLIAAALALPALGFTQDRIINFAPAKALNSAPAEQFAMPIAQVIDSRTDGVWTVEKDLAKWTFTLQVKGAKSVAFHAPEVNLPEGTVLTANGFGHGSNRITRSGMWSHTMEGDTLALQALVPLANYKDFVLVIKEVQAGFRESLMTIQKKDIVTAKAEKGIEDIHNPDCFKDNAIIQKQSRAVTKLRVRNAFACTGTVMNNSRQDGRLFILTAAHCGLSTETVPRRAETEETQQELAENATSVEAAFHWVAACGDNTPFGAQAGRPDERPHILGGVHRAGYRDIWLLEMEGEIQPRAPYSWLADLPEHPHPFFAGVDAVLDATAGVPHHTPASELFSVTHANGQRQRFGKFDDVTVSAQAKLWEARVPVEYQQSFNFGSSGGSLVDQANRVSGVVSTGDGAIEDFQQLAVAWNRSAANEDVARWLFPDAVPGKAPLTLAAYDPPAACGTAVNGGAITEGPWHSQAKYGTLCEAEWMVDYARGATPDGTQYRWKCGIAEGDPNGVMCTRPKAPTATPAPTPKPTATPAPTPKPTAAPTAAPSGDGGGGGGGSMGLGLALLGLLAVGRRFKR; translated from the coding sequence TTGAGCGACAGCGAAACAAAAGAGTTATCCAAAGCGAAGCGCCTCAAGATAACTTATATGGTTTGCGCAGCAAAAGATGCAAGTTATCCACAGGCAAATATCAATCAAAACACTAGAGTGGATATCTCAAATCCATCACTGATTAAACACAGGGAACATATTATGAACAACACCTTCAACAAAACGCTGATTGCAGCGGCTTTGGCATTACCGGCGCTTGGCTTTACTCAAGATCGCATTATTAACTTTGCTCCGGCCAAGGCATTAAACAGCGCCCCCGCAGAACAGTTTGCCATGCCGATTGCGCAAGTTATTGACTCGCGCACCGATGGCGTGTGGACGGTTGAAAAAGACCTTGCCAAATGGACGTTTACCCTGCAAGTCAAAGGTGCAAAGAGCGTAGCCTTTCATGCGCCGGAGGTGAACCTGCCCGAAGGTACGGTATTGACCGCCAACGGTTTTGGGCACGGCTCCAATCGGATCACCCGCAGCGGCATGTGGTCGCATACGATGGAGGGCGATACGCTGGCATTGCAGGCGTTGGTGCCTTTGGCAAATTACAAAGACTTTGTGTTGGTCATTAAAGAAGTCCAGGCAGGGTTTCGTGAATCGCTGATGACGATTCAAAAGAAAGACATTGTTACCGCAAAAGCAGAGAAAGGGATTGAAGATATTCATAACCCCGATTGCTTCAAGGATAATGCCATCATTCAAAAGCAAAGCCGAGCAGTGACCAAATTGCGTGTTCGCAATGCGTTTGCGTGCACAGGCACGGTGATGAATAACAGCCGTCAAGATGGGCGTTTGTTTATTTTAACGGCGGCGCATTGCGGTTTATCTACGGAAACGGTGCCCCGCCGCGCTGAAACCGAAGAAACTCAGCAGGAATTGGCAGAAAATGCAACATCAGTGGAGGCAGCTTTTCATTGGGTCGCCGCCTGTGGCGACAACACTCCGTTTGGAGCACAAGCTGGACGACCTGATGAGCGTCCCCACATCCTGGGCGGCGTTCACCGTGCGGGTTATCGTGACATTTGGCTGTTGGAAATGGAGGGGGAAATTCAACCTCGTGCACCTTACAGTTGGTTGGCTGATCTCCCTGAGCACCCCCACCCCTTCTTTGCCGGTGTGGATGCGGTGCTGGACGCCACGGCGGGCGTGCCACACCACACGCCTGCCTCCGAGCTTTTCAGCGTGACGCACGCGAACGGCCAGCGGCAGCGGTTTGGTAAGTTTGATGATGTCACTGTGTCCGCGCAGGCGAAGTTGTGGGAAGCCCGTGTGCCCGTTGAATACCAGCAATCATTCAACTTCGGTTCGTCTGGCGGATCGTTGGTTGATCAAGCCAACCGTGTATCAGGAGTCGTTTCAACGGGAGATGGGGCAATTGAGGACTTCCAACAACTCGCCGTTGCCTGGAACCGCAGCGCGGCCAACGAGGACGTTGCCCGCTGGCTGTTCCCCGACGCAGTGCCTGGGAAGGCACCGCTGACGCTGGCGGCGTATGACCCGCCTGCGGCTTGCGGCACGGCGGTCAACGGGGGGGCGATTACGGAAGGGCCGTGGCACAGTCAAGCCAAGTACGGCACGCTCTGCGAAGCGGAATGGATGGTGGACTATGCACGCGGTGCCACCCCGGACGGCACGCAATACCGCTGGAAATGCGGCATTGCCGAAGGCGATCCTAATGGTGTGATGTGTACGCGCCCCAAAGCACCCACGGCAACGCCCGCACCGACGCCCAAGCCGACTGCAACGCCCGCACCGACGCCCAAGCCGACAGCGGCACCGACAGCGGCACCGTCAGGTGATGGTGGCGGGGGCGGTGGTGGTTCGATGGGGCTAGGACTTGCCTTGCTGGGTCTGCTGGCCGTTGGGCGGCGGTTCAAGCGGTAA
- a CDS encoding IS3 family transposase (programmed frameshift), with amino-acid sequence MSKQNKFSPEVRERAVRLVQEHRGEYPSLWAAVESIAPKIGCVPTTLLDWVKRSEIDSGTRDGMTTSERERMKALERENKELRRANEILKSASGFFRPGGARPRTEEVNAYIDRHRDVYGVEPICKVLQVAPSAYRRHAARQRRPELRSARSQRDEGLMAQIRRVWQANMQVYGVRKVWHQLQREGIAVARCTVERLMRRLGLQGVRRGKRVRTTIADGSQACPLDRVNRHFHADRPNQLWVSDFTYVSTWQGWLYVAFVIDVFARRIVGWRVSNTMSTDFVLDALEQALYDRRPTDTLTHHSDRGSQYVSIRYTERLAEAGIKPSVGSRGDSYDNALAETINGLYKAELIHRRAPWKTRAAVELATLEWVAWYNHQRLLGSIGYIPPAQAEELYHRTHSDAVPMNAVL; translated from the exons ATGAGCAAGCAGAACAAGTTTTCCCCTGAAGTCCGCGAACGCGCCGTACGCCTGGTGCAGGAGCATCGTGGCGAGTATCCGTCGCTGTGGGCGGCCGTCGAGTCCATTGCGCCGAAGATCGGTTGCGTGCCGACCACGCTGCTGGATTGGGTCAAGCGTAGCGAGATCGACAGCGGTACGCGTGACGGCATGACCACCAGCGAACGCGAGCGGATGAAGGCCTTGGAGCGAGAGAATAAAGAACTGCGCCGGGCCAACGAGATTCTGAAGTCGGCCAGTG GCTTTTTTCGCCCAGGCGGCGCTCGACCGCGAACTGAAGAAGTAAACGCCTATATCGACCGGCACCGGGACGTTTACGGGGTCGAGCCGATCTGCAAGGTGTTGCAGGTTGCCCCATCGGCGTATCGGCGTCATGCCGCCCGCCAACGACGTCCAGAACTGCGCAGTGCGCGCAGCCAGCGCGACGAGGGTTTGATGGCGCAGATTCGACGTGTCTGGCAAGCCAACATGCAGGTCTACGGCGTACGCAAGGTCTGGCATCAACTGCAGCGTGAAGGCATTGCCGTGGCCCGCTGCACGGTCGAACGTCTGATGCGTCGCCTGGGATTGCAGGGTGTGCGTCGGGGCAAGCGGGTGCGCACCACGATTGCTGACGGTTCGCAGGCCTGCCCGCTCGATCGCGTCAATCGCCACTTCCACGCGGACAGGCCCAATCAGTTATGGGTGTCGGACTTCACCTATGTGTCGACCTGGCAAGGCTGGCTGTATGTGGCCTTCGTCATTGACGTATTCGCCCGCCGCATCGTCGGCTGGCGCGTGAGCAACACCATGAGTACAGACTTCGTGTTGGATGCCCTGGAACAGGCTCTGTATGACCGACGTCCCACCGACACCCTGACTCACCATTCCGATCGAGGATCGCAATACGTGTCCATCCGCTATACCGAACGCCTGGCCGAGGCAGGCATCAAACCGTCCGTGGGTAGCCGCGGCGACAGCTATGACAACGCCTTGGCTGAAACCATCAATGGGCTTTACAAGGCCGAATTGATTCATCGCCGAGCGCCCTGGAAAACCCGGGCTGCTGTGGAGTTGGCAACGTTGGAATGGGTCGCTTGGTACAACCATCAACGCCTGCTCGGGTCCATCGGGTATATTCCTCCTGCACAGGCGGAAGAACTCTATCACCGTACCCACTCTGACGCTGTGCCGATGAACGCTGTACTTTAA
- a CDS encoding ImmA/IrrE family metallo-endopeptidase codes for MQERLSVPDFRTVGDRIVGPPSPDLLDTVQAMQRRQDWMRDELIELGHEQLSFVGKFSLKDNPEDVAADMRRRLGLQDHWAETMPSWQGALRALRLRVQDLGVLVVFNGVVGNSTDRTLDPDEFRGFALSDVYAPLIFINAADAKSAQIFTFAHELAHLWLGLDAVSGFEATLPANDKSEKFCNQVAAEFLIPSKDFPKAWRDAQSTSDPYGQLARQFKVSPIVVARRALDLRFIARHQFFSFYRGYVAAERRNRKASRGDFFASQNVRVGERFGRAVITAAREGRLLYRDAFQLLGFGGATFDKFAKNIDVVSE; via the coding sequence TTGCAAGAAAGGCTATCTGTTCCTGATTTTCGCACTGTTGGCGACCGTATTGTTGGCCCTCCCAGCCCGGATTTGCTCGACACCGTGCAAGCCATGCAGCGTCGGCAGGACTGGATGCGTGATGAGCTGATTGAATTGGGGCATGAGCAACTGTCATTCGTTGGCAAGTTCAGCTTGAAAGATAATCCCGAAGATGTTGCTGCTGACATGCGGCGGCGTCTGGGACTGCAAGATCATTGGGCGGAGACGATGCCATCTTGGCAAGGCGCGCTGCGGGCGCTGCGCCTTCGAGTGCAAGACTTGGGTGTTCTCGTTGTGTTCAATGGTGTCGTTGGCAATAGCACTGACCGCACACTTGACCCCGATGAGTTTCGGGGGTTTGCGCTGTCTGATGTATACGCGCCGTTGATTTTTATTAACGCTGCCGACGCCAAGAGCGCCCAGATATTTACCTTTGCGCATGAATTAGCGCATTTGTGGCTGGGACTGGATGCTGTATCGGGGTTTGAAGCGACGCTGCCTGCGAATGATAAAAGTGAGAAGTTTTGCAACCAGGTTGCAGCCGAGTTTTTGATTCCGTCCAAGGATTTTCCAAAAGCGTGGCGGGATGCGCAATCGACGAGTGATCCGTATGGGCAACTGGCCCGACAGTTTAAGGTCAGCCCGATTGTCGTGGCTCGGCGCGCTTTGGATTTAAGGTTCATTGCCCGTCATCAATTTTTCTCATTTTATCGTGGGTATGTAGCGGCGGAAAGGCGGAACAGGAAGGCGTCACGCGGTGATTTTTTTGCCAGCCAGAATGTTCGCGTGGGCGAGCGTTTTGGCCGCGCTGTCATCACGGCGGCAAGGGAAGGACGGCTGCTTTACCGTGATGCGTTTCAGTTGCTTGGCTTTGGCGGTGCTACTTTCGATAAATTTGCTAAAAATATCGACGTGGTTTCCGAATGA
- a CDS encoding DUF4411 family protein translates to MNSAPKASRRIFVLDAGVFIQSHRHHYAFDIVPGFWNTLLIYHNAGTLVSIDRIKKEVLSGGKDDALEDWVKNTSPKTLWDTTKEPRVASIYGDMMDWVQSSTHYTSVAKRIFATNADGWVAAYAKVHGLTLVTHEQLNVEKKKEVPLPNVCKQFDVKWMNTFDMLRNLNVRFS, encoded by the coding sequence ATGAACTCTGCACCCAAAGCATCGCGGCGGATTTTTGTGTTGGATGCAGGTGTATTTATCCAATCTCACCGACACCACTATGCTTTCGATATTGTGCCGGGCTTTTGGAATACTTTATTGATCTACCATAATGCCGGAACCTTGGTGAGCATTGACCGGATCAAAAAAGAAGTCCTGAGCGGAGGAAAAGATGATGCACTCGAAGATTGGGTTAAAAACACTAGCCCTAAAACATTATGGGACACCACAAAGGAACCGAGAGTCGCGTCTATTTACGGGGACATGATGGATTGGGTGCAGTCAAGCACTCACTATACCTCCGTAGCCAAGAGAATCTTTGCGACCAATGCTGACGGATGGGTAGCTGCGTATGCCAAAGTGCACGGACTCACGCTTGTGACACATGAACAATTGAATGTTGAGAAGAAAAAAGAAGTGCCGCTACCTAATGTTTGTAAACAGTTTGACGTGAAATGGATGAATACGTTTGATATGTTGAGAAATCTGAACGTGCGGTTTAGTTAA